In one window of Legionella fallonii LLAP-10 DNA:
- a CDS encoding L-asparaginase family protein, which yields MKSKPIYRHTYQSELSLPEKNILPNISIIYGHLGMDDSLIKASIASGISGIISAGFGKGYQPKHISLALENAVRLGIPVVRCARSGCGYTGVGQYQRDCPVINQDSMFYLARVVFKKC from the coding sequence TTGAAGTCAAAACCTATTTACAGGCATACCTATCAAAGTGAGTTGTCTTTACCTGAAAAAAATATCTTACCTAATATTTCAATCATTTATGGCCATTTAGGTATGGATGACTCATTAATTAAGGCATCAATAGCCTCAGGAATATCCGGCATCATCAGTGCAGGATTTGGAAAGGGTTATCAACCAAAACATATATCATTAGCACTAGAGAACGCTGTTAGGCTAGGCATTCCGGTAGTACGGTGCGCGCGTTCAGGATGTGGGTATACAGGAGTTGGCCAATACCAACGAGATTGTCCAGTCATAAATCAAGACTCGATGTTTTATCTGGCCCGGGTAGTGTTTAAAAAATGTTGA
- a CDS encoding PDDEXK nuclease domain-containing protein, with amino-acid sequence MIGIEVLRDSGKVSTDLILKDPYVLDFLGMRDRYLEKDLEDAILREIERFILELGTGFSFIARQKRIQIDYIDSHIDLLFCNKRLRRTCALELKLGDFDAAYKGQMELYLRWLAKYEQELDENLPLGIILCTGKTHEQIELLELDKSGIHVAEYITTLPPKAELQKKLHQSIEFARQRFENKDQ; translated from the coding sequence TTGATTGGCATTGAAGTCTTGCGTGATTCTGGTAAAGTCAGCACTGATTTGATCTTGAAAGATCCTTATGTCCTGGATTTTCTTGGGATGAGAGATCGCTATCTCGAAAAAGATTTAGAAGATGCCATATTACGTGAGATCGAACGCTTTATATTAGAATTGGGGACGGGCTTCAGCTTTATAGCTCGGCAAAAACGCATTCAAATTGATTATATAGATTCCCACATTGACTTATTATTTTGCAATAAGCGGCTTAGGAGAACGTGCGCTTTAGAGTTGAAATTAGGTGACTTCGACGCAGCCTATAAAGGTCAAATGGAGCTTTATCTGCGTTGGCTAGCAAAATATGAACAAGAACTTGATGAAAATCTGCCCTTGGGTATCATATTGTGCACAGGAAAAACACATGAGCAAATCGAATTACTAGAGTTGGATAAAAGCGGCATTCATGTTGCTGAATATATTACAACACTACCGCCAAAAGCAGAATTACAGAAAAAATTACATCAATCTATTGAATTTGCGCGACAGAGATTTGAAAACAAAGATCAGTGA
- a CDS encoding Tn3 family transposase, with protein MSQQLIIDEWDNILRIIASIAMKETSQSTVIRKLSSYTKTNSTLKALIEFDKIIMSIYMLKYIDDVEMRRCVHRALNRGEAFHQLRSAILKISGKQLLGKTDKMLEINNQRNKILACCMIYYNTALLSALLEQAKQRGDEALCNEIKRLSPVAWQHFNMLGTFTFCKSEKLINIHEVAKLLLEDETINVRFISLAE; from the coding sequence ATAAGCCAACAATTAATTATTGATGAATGGGATAATATCTTAAGAATTATCGCATCCATTGCAATGAAAGAAACCTCACAAAGTACGGTGATAAGAAAACTATCCTCTTATACCAAAACAAACTCTACTCTGAAGGCGTTGATAGAGTTTGATAAGATTATTATGAGCATTTATATGCTTAAATATATTGATGATGTTGAAATGAGACGTTGTGTTCACCGTGCATTAAATAGGGGTGAAGCATTTCATCAGTTACGTTCAGCCATACTCAAAATCAGTGGCAAGCAATTGTTAGGAAAAACTGACAAAATGCTGGAAATTAATAATCAGCGCAATAAAATCTTGGCTTGTTGCATGATTTATTACAATACTGCTTTATTATCAGCTCTTTTAGAGCAGGCTAAACAACGTGGTGATGAGGCATTATGCAATGAAATTAAACGATTATCACCGGTTGCTTGGCAACATTTTAATATGCTTGGGACATTTACATTTTGCAAATCAGAAAAACTTATTAATATTCATGAGGTTGCGAAATTACTGTTAGAGGATGAAACCATCAATGTTCGCTTTATAAGCCTTGCTGAATAA
- a CDS encoding Tn3 family transposase: MFFEIAISHPKKIQDIRIFQDQISADFTRITQDFNANQCILDLLGKLSLTSIYQKNPGELHTSSDGRKVSVVVESLNANKSFKYFGSGSESSLYCFIDELNRLFYTTSISSSEREAAYVVDGLLHNLSIKSTIYSTDTHGYSEAIFGILNLLGIYFAPRIKGLKKATLYSFNSRSTYETKGYKILPHRYIDTDLIKTNWDDILRLMVTIKLKATTASQLFKRLSSYSKQHPLYCAIKEFGRIIKSLFILRYIDDVELRQAVEKQLNRIELSNKFSKAILFGNNQEIQYSSKEEQEMVVGCQRLNQNAIVLWNELYLSQKLVLLENEESRKVLLTIIRNGSTLIWHYVNLHGEYDFTQDIEEQDMLFDMDKILVLKVA, from the coding sequence ATCTTTTTCGAGATAGCGATCTCTCATCCCAAGAAAATCCAGGACATAAGGATCTTTCAAGATCAAATCAGTGCTGACTTTACCAGAATCACGCAAGACTTCAATGCCAATCAATGCATTCTTGATCTGCTCGGCAAGCTATCATTAACCAGCATCTATCAAAAAAATCCTGGTGAATTACATACATCAAGCGATGGGCGAAAAGTCAGCGTAGTTGTTGAGTCATTGAATGCCAATAAATCATTTAAATACTTTGGAAGCGGCTCAGAATCTTCACTTTACTGCTTTATTGATGAGCTGAATCGTCTGTTTTATACTACGTCCATCAGTAGCTCTGAACGGGAAGCAGCCTATGTCGTCGATGGGTTATTACATAATCTTTCGATCAAAAGCACAATCTATTCCACTGATACACATGGTTATTCTGAAGCAATTTTTGGGATATTGAACCTGCTGGGGATTTATTTTGCACCCAGAATTAAAGGTCTGAAGAAAGCCACCCTATACAGTTTTAACTCTAGAAGCACCTATGAAACCAAAGGATATAAAATACTCCCGCATCGCTATATCGACACTGATTTAATTAAAACCAATTGGGATGATATTTTGCGTTTGATGGTTACGATTAAACTTAAAGCCACAACGGCTTCACAACTGTTCAAGCGTCTCAGTTCATATTCTAAACAACACCCATTGTACTGCGCCATAAAGGAATTTGGACGGATTATTAAAAGTCTGTTTATTCTTCGATATATTGATGATGTTGAATTACGGCAGGCTGTTGAAAAACAGTTAAATCGTATTGAGCTATCGAATAAATTCTCAAAAGCCATTCTGTTTGGTAACAACCAGGAAATTCAATACAGCAGCAAGGAGGAACAAGAAATGGTTGTTGGTTGCCAGCGCTTAAATCAGAATGCAATTGTATTATGGAATGAGTTATACCTTTCGCAAAAATTGGTTCTTTTAGAGAATGAAGAAAGCAGGAAAGTACTATTAACCATTATTCGCAATGGATCGACTTTAATCTGGCATTATGTCAATTTGCATGGGGAATATGATTTCACTCAGGATATTGAAGAGCAAGATATGTTGTTCGATATGGACAAAATATTGGTACTTAAAGTCGCTTAG
- a CDS encoding J domain-containing protein, whose amino-acid sequence MADYYAQLGLTQDASEEEIKKAYRRLVLATHPDRVPGKEEEFLRIQEAYDTLSDPEKRRAYNRGLSSLGDSLGHIERLARQGLKFHLVESPDLYDHYAYINALFNWTGTKALVAGQDISEQHDTFWEMINYVDYRLCRRQERLHAIYRRNPSDEVKAQLRLIDSHLTKICTVVPVILGCDKRKRLYDLAMGFNHSDEMLEIERLIGGKDVLIQHINQQKTINSAEGIFALRDAHCLTPANFKQLTLIDSESNLFSLSMILDRLWEVSLLTQGNFERLMQQHQHACAIHNGVGRLQLVGILNQKYFEIVVHAGIKAKSVGSAIGELHQLGLLNDETLHTVAQKNPELDFWSPLCDMEKSGELNEETSRSFLWTGPPALHLLTHRLDQMIAHGVYLISQDVGKGKTALLLGLELKKDLKAFFERPLEEQKENLSLFKESFMHKLHAKDDEMAIHREQWKIIVVNIAIALTGIGLIALGIQYALNKRCFFAPTQREQLIENIAQTEWLSPGCS is encoded by the coding sequence ATGGCCGATTATTACGCACAACTGGGGCTGACCCAGGATGCAAGCGAAGAAGAGATTAAAAAAGCGTACCGTCGTCTGGTTTTGGCGACACATCCGGATAGAGTGCCAGGAAAAGAAGAAGAGTTCCTGCGCATTCAGGAGGCCTACGATACATTAAGTGACCCTGAAAAACGACGCGCCTATAATAGAGGACTGTCTTCTTTGGGCGACAGTCTGGGGCATATAGAGCGTTTGGCACGTCAAGGCTTAAAATTTCATTTGGTTGAGTCTCCGGACTTGTATGACCATTATGCCTATATCAATGCATTATTTAATTGGACGGGTACAAAAGCATTAGTGGCGGGGCAAGACATATCGGAACAACACGATACTTTTTGGGAAATGATCAATTATGTGGATTACCGCCTATGCCGGAGACAAGAACGACTACATGCCATTTATCGTCGTAATCCCTCTGACGAAGTTAAAGCGCAACTTCGCCTTATTGATTCGCATTTAACTAAAATTTGTACGGTTGTTCCCGTTATTTTGGGATGTGATAAACGCAAACGCTTGTACGATTTAGCCATGGGGTTTAATCACTCTGATGAAATGCTGGAAATTGAACGCCTCATTGGCGGAAAAGACGTTTTAATTCAACACATTAACCAACAAAAGACAATTAACAGCGCGGAAGGAATTTTTGCCTTGCGCGACGCCCACTGTTTGACCCCTGCCAATTTTAAGCAATTAACTTTAATTGACTCCGAAAGCAATTTGTTCTCCTTGTCCATGATATTAGATAGGTTATGGGAGGTTAGTTTACTCACTCAGGGCAATTTCGAGCGACTGATGCAGCAACACCAACACGCCTGCGCAATTCATAATGGAGTAGGTCGTTTGCAATTAGTAGGCATTCTCAATCAAAAATATTTTGAAATAGTGGTCCACGCAGGAATAAAGGCCAAATCAGTAGGATCTGCCATTGGAGAATTACACCAGCTTGGCTTATTAAATGATGAAACGCTCCATACTGTAGCGCAAAAAAATCCTGAGCTGGATTTTTGGTCGCCCCTCTGTGATATGGAAAAGTCCGGGGAATTGAATGAAGAAACGTCGCGTTCTTTTTTATGGACTGGCCCTCCTGCGCTTCATTTACTGACCCATCGTCTTGACCAAATGATTGCTCATGGCGTTTATCTCATCAGCCAAGATGTTGGGAAAGGCAAAACCGCTCTTTTGCTGGGATTGGAACTTAAAAAGGATTTAAAAGCATTTTTTGAGCGCCCTCTTGAAGAGCAAAAAGAAAACCTAAGCCTTTTTAAAGAATCCTTTATGCATAAATTACATGCCAAAGATGACGAAATGGCGATTCATCGCGAGCAATGGAAAATCATTGTCGTCAATATTGCTATTGCTTTAACAGGAATAGGCTTAATTGCTTTGGGAATTCAATATGCTTTAAATAAGCGATGCTTTTTTGCACCTACTCAGCGAGAACAATTGATTGAAAATATAGCGCAAACTGAATGGTTGTCACCTGGTTGCTCCTGA
- a CDS encoding ankyrin repeat domain-containing protein, with the protein MEQNYHPSLSEAVSALKKDDIVTASNVLERFLNDSDLTLKAQANNFMGLIYLNKQEYPNAIFCFETASSISDYYVYWMNLAVAQMRHNDFPNAKNNFHKAVQYAQEQNSNKLSKMRFSYAGLLFDINEFEPALEQLNILWESYLFYKVTDSTFLYIREMPFFEDFLNASEEIMMHLLGKFDYKKWLDILHDGVDESGKKEVLELKKKLMQHDNYNSTQSFEIPLPIEPRLKPFKGFIEDIFERDGIKVLVCRCVQGRLQQGDSLTFKNQAGQLTDTKCIKIESMHNDIRQLQLDFSLLAIVYLEGIDAMDVRRGDWILFRTQFLQDSDEYVECSAHSSAWIEKIGDANQSTALLYSVDTPKKLKELLPFLSKNYWIMDKAIIKKQLVQQDEDGWSALMSAARYQPEAAKELLRFLSEHHEFLGRDLLKEVLVQENSIGNNTLMLAVGDQLEAAKELLRFLSEHHEFLGQDLLKQVLVQQDEGGWSALMSAARYQPAAVKELLRFLSEHHEFLGRDLLKEVLVQKKEDGWSALMLAALYQPEAAKELLRFLSKHHEFLGRDLLKEVLVQQDEDGWSALMSAARYQPEAAKELLRFLSEHHEFLGRDLLKEVLVQENSIGNNALMLAVGDQLEAAKELLRFLSEHHEFLGRDLLKEVLVQQDEDGWSALMSAARYQPAAAKVLLRFLSEHHEFLGRDLFNEVLVQKKGDGWSALMLAARYQPEAAKAFLEFLIVHHEFLGRDLLKEVLVQEKEDGWGALMLAARYQPEAAKAFLEFLIVHHEFLGRDLLKEVLVQKNSIGNNVLMLAVDDQLEAAKELLRFLSEHHEFLGQDLLKKVLLQQDEGGWSALISAARYQPEAAKELLRFLSKHHEFLGRDLLKEVLVQKNSIGNNVLMLAVDDQLEAAKELLRFLSEHHEFLGQDLLKKVLLQQDEGGWSALMSAARYQPEAAKELLRFLSKHHEFLGRDLLKEVLVQKNSIGNNVLMLAVDDQLEAAKELLRFLSEHHEFLGQDLLKKVLLQQDEGGWSALMSAARYQPEAAKELLRFLSEHHEFLSQDLLKKVLVQQGEGGWSALMSAVRYQPAAAKELLRFLSEHHEFLGQDLLKKVLLQQDEGGWSALMSAARYQPEAAKELLRFLSKHHEFLGRDLLKEVLVQENSIGNNALMLAVDDQLEAAKELLRFLSEHHEFLSQDLLKKVLLQQDEGGWSALMSAVRYQPAAAKELLKFLSEHHEFLGRDLFKEVFVQKKEDGWSALMLAARYQPEAAKAFLEFLIVHHEFLGRDLLKEVLVQKNSIGNNALMLAVDDQLEAAKELLMFLSEHHEFLGKEALKEVLIQRNNEDWNALMLATQYQPEVARAFLEFLRKHHEFLGKETLNDLGLKAMGFADI; encoded by the coding sequence ATGGAACAAAACTATCATCCCTCCCTTTCAGAAGCAGTATCCGCGTTGAAAAAAGATGATATCGTGACGGCAAGCAATGTACTAGAACGATTTCTCAATGATTCAGATTTAACCCTTAAGGCGCAAGCTAACAATTTTATGGGTTTGATTTATTTGAATAAACAAGAATATCCCAATGCAATTTTTTGTTTTGAAACAGCGAGCAGTATTAGCGATTACTATGTGTATTGGATGAATTTAGCGGTAGCCCAAATGCGGCACAATGATTTTCCCAATGCAAAGAATAATTTCCACAAGGCAGTCCAATATGCTCAAGAGCAAAATTCAAACAAACTATCGAAAATGAGATTCAGCTATGCAGGATTATTATTTGACATTAATGAATTTGAACCTGCCCTAGAGCAACTTAATATACTGTGGGAAAGCTATTTATTTTATAAAGTAACCGATTCGACGTTTCTCTATATCCGAGAGATGCCATTTTTTGAGGATTTTCTTAATGCCTCAGAAGAAATCATGATGCATTTGTTAGGCAAATTTGATTACAAAAAATGGTTGGATATATTACACGATGGAGTCGATGAAAGTGGTAAAAAAGAAGTATTAGAATTGAAAAAAAAGCTAATGCAGCATGATAACTATAATTCAACGCAATCGTTTGAGATCCCTCTGCCAATCGAGCCCAGGTTAAAACCGTTCAAAGGATTTATAGAAGATATTTTTGAAAGAGATGGAATAAAAGTTCTAGTATGCAGATGTGTGCAAGGAAGATTACAGCAGGGTGATTCGCTGACTTTCAAAAATCAAGCAGGTCAACTGACAGACACAAAATGTATTAAGATAGAAAGCATGCATAATGACATACGCCAACTTCAACTCGATTTTAGTTTGTTAGCAATAGTTTACTTAGAAGGTATTGATGCAATGGATGTTAGAAGAGGTGATTGGATTTTATTCCGTACCCAATTTCTCCAGGATTCTGATGAATACGTAGAATGCTCAGCTCATTCTAGTGCATGGATTGAAAAAATAGGCGACGCCAATCAATCGACAGCTTTACTTTATTCAGTCGACACACCTAAAAAATTAAAGGAATTATTGCCATTTTTATCAAAAAATTATTGGATTATGGATAAGGCCATAATAAAAAAGCAGCTTGTTCAACAAGATGAGGACGGCTGGAGTGCCTTAATGTCGGCAGCACGCTATCAACCGGAGGCAGCCAAGGAGCTTCTGAGGTTTTTAAGTGAACATCATGAATTTCTGGGTAGAGACCTCCTCAAAGAGGTGCTTGTTCAAGAAAACAGTATAGGTAATAACACTTTAATGTTGGCGGTAGGTGATCAGCTTGAGGCAGCCAAGGAGCTTCTGAGGTTTTTAAGTGAGCATCATGAATTTTTGGGTCAAGACCTCCTAAAGCAGGTACTTGTTCAACAAGACGAGGGCGGCTGGAGTGCCTTAATGTCGGCAGCACGCTATCAACCAGCGGCAGTTAAAGAGCTTCTGAGGTTTTTAAGTGAACATCATGAATTTCTGGGTAGAGACCTCTTGAAAGAGGTGCTTGTTCAAAAAAAAGAGGACGGCTGGAGTGCCTTAATGTTGGCAGCACTCTATCAACCGGAGGCAGCCAAGGAGCTTCTGAGGTTTTTAAGTAAACATCATGAATTTCTGGGTAGAGACCTCCTCAAAGAGGTACTTGTTCAACAAGATGAGGACGGCTGGAGTGCCTTAATGTCGGCAGCACGCTATCAACCGGAGGCAGCCAAGGAGCTTCTGAGGTTTTTAAGTGAACATCATGAATTTCTGGGTAGAGACCTCCTCAAAGAGGTGCTTGTTCAAGAAAACAGTATAGGTAATAACGCTTTGATGTTGGCGGTAGGTGATCAGCTTGAGGCAGCCAAGGAGCTTCTGAGGTTTTTAAGTGAGCATCATGAATTTCTGGGTAGAGACCTCCTCAAAGAGGTACTTGTTCAACAAGATGAGGACGGCTGGAGTGCCTTAATGTCGGCAGCACGCTATCAACCGGCGGCAGCCAAAGTGCTTCTGAGGTTTTTAAGTGAACATCATGAATTTCTGGGTAGAGACCTCTTCAACGAGGTGCTTGTTCAAAAAAAAGGGGACGGCTGGAGTGCCTTAATGTTGGCAGCACGCTATCAACCGGAGGCAGCTAAAGCCTTTCTAGAGTTTTTAATCGTGCATCATGAGTTTCTGGGTAGAGACCTCCTCAAGGAGGTACTTGTTCAAGAAAAAGAGGACGGCTGGGGTGCCTTAATGTTGGCAGCACGCTATCAACCGGAGGCAGCTAAAGCCTTTCTAGAGTTTTTAATCGTGCATCATGAGTTTCTGGGTAGAGACCTCCTCAAAGAGGTGCTTGTTCAAAAAAACAGTATAGGTAATAACGTTTTGATGTTGGCGGTAGACGATCAGCTTGAGGCAGCCAAGGAGCTTCTGAGGTTTTTAAGTGAGCATCATGAATTTTTGGGCCAAGACCTCCTAAAGAAGGTACTTCTTCAACAAGATGAGGGCGGCTGGAGTGCCTTAATTTCGGCAGCACGCTATCAACCGGAGGCAGCCAAGGAGCTTTTGAGGTTTTTAAGTAAACATCATGAATTTCTGGGTAGAGACCTCCTCAAAGAGGTGCTTGTTCAAAAAAACAGTATAGGTAATAACGTTTTGATGTTGGCAGTAGACGATCAGCTTGAGGCAGCCAAGGAGCTTCTGAGGTTTTTAAGTGAGCATCATGAATTTTTGGGCCAAGACCTCCTAAAAAAGGTACTTCTTCAACAAGATGAGGGCGGCTGGAGTGCCTTAATGTCGGCAGCACGCTATCAACCGGAGGCAGCCAAGGAGCTTCTGAGGTTTTTAAGTAAACATCATGAATTTCTGGGTAGAGACCTCCTTAAAGAGGTGCTTGTTCAAAAAAACAGTATAGGTAATAACGTTTTGATGTTGGCGGTAGACGATCAGCTTGAGGCAGCTAAGGAGCTTCTGAGGTTTTTAAGTGAGCATCATGAATTTTTGGGCCAAGACCTCCTAAAGAAGGTACTTCTTCAACAAGATGAGGGCGGCTGGAGTGCCTTAATGTCGGCAGCACGCTATCAACCGGAGGCAGCCAAAGAGCTTCTGAGGTTTTTAAGTGAACATCATGAATTTTTGAGCCAAGACCTCCTAAAGAAGGTACTTGTTCAACAAGGTGAGGGCGGCTGGAGTGCCTTAATGTCGGCAGTACGCTATCAACCGGCGGCAGCCAAAGAGCTTCTGAGGTTTTTAAGTGAGCATCATGAATTTTTGGGCCAAGACCTCCTAAAAAAGGTACTTCTTCAACAAGATGAGGGTGGCTGGAGTGCCTTAATGTCGGCAGCACGCTATCAACCGGAGGCAGCCAAGGAGCTTCTGAGGTTTTTAAGTAAACATCATGAATTTCTGGGTAGAGACCTCCTCAAAGAGGTGCTTGTTCAAGAAAACAGTATAGGTAATAACGCTTTGATGTTGGCGGTAGACGATCAGCTTGAGGCAGCCAAGGAGCTTCTGAGGTTTTTAAGTGAGCATCATGAATTTTTGAGTCAAGACCTCCTAAAGAAAGTACTTCTTCAACAAGATGAGGGCGGCTGGAGTGCCTTAATGTCGGCAGTACGCTATCAACCGGCGGCAGCCAAAGAGCTTCTGAAGTTTTTAAGTGAACATCATGAATTTCTGGGTAGAGACCTCTTCAAAGAGGTGTTTGTTCAAAAAAAAGAGGACGGCTGGAGTGCCTTAATGTTGGCAGCACGCTATCAACCGGAGGCAGCTAAAGCCTTTCTAGAGTTTTTAATCGTGCATCATGAGTTTCTGGGTAGAGACCTCCTCAAGGAGGTGCTTGTTCAAAAAAACAGTATAGGTAATAACGCTTTGATGTTGGCGGTAGACGATCAGCTTGAGGCAGCCAAGGAGCTTTTGATGTTTTTAAGTGAGCATCATGAATTTCTGGGTAAAGAAGCCTTAAAAGAAGTGCTTATTCAAAGAAACAATGAGGATTGGAATGCCTTAATGTTGGCTACGCAATATCAGCCGGAAGTAGCTAGGGCCTTTCTAGAATTTTTAAGAAAGCACCATGAGTTTTTGGGTAAAGAGACTCTAAATGACTTGGGACTAAAGGCCATGGGTTTTGCCGACATTTGA
- a CDS encoding HVO_A0114 family putative DNA-binding protein gives MNKARIGIMSLEQYKQRTLAIAKGIYKPKKDEPKIWFTSMKSLAHVLSEDNQLLLKLIIENEPKSVSDLEALTGYKRKANNILRTLRTMEQYGLVKLEESPNKIHRGRAPLMPKALYDEFDVEFSLQQVC, from the coding sequence ATGAATAAAGCAAGAATAGGCATTATGTCTCTTGAGCAGTATAAACAACGCACCCTTGCGATTGCCAAGGGGATATATAAACCTAAAAAAGATGAACCAAAAATTTGGTTCACATCAATGAAGTCATTAGCTCATGTATTATCTGAAGATAATCAACTGCTCTTGAAGTTAATTATAGAAAATGAGCCTAAATCTGTTTCTGATTTAGAGGCGCTAACAGGATATAAAAGAAAGGCCAATAATATCCTGAGAACCCTGCGAACAATGGAGCAGTATGGTCTAGTTAAACTAGAAGAAAGTCCAAATAAAATACATAGAGGAAGGGCGCCCTTAATGCCTAAAGCTCTGTACGATGAATTTGATGTTGAGTTTTCTCTTCAGCAAGTTTGTTAG
- a CDS encoding YheU family protein, with the protein MIKIDHTLLSEEALENLIIDIITRQGTDYGEYEIDIQMKRKQLLNNLRSGDAVIVYCSKEDICDIIRREYFLNLSNRVLSEIFKRYSD; encoded by the coding sequence ATGATTAAAATTGATCACACGTTACTAAGTGAAGAGGCCTTGGAAAATTTAATTATTGATATCATTACTCGCCAAGGTACCGATTATGGGGAATATGAAATCGATATTCAGATGAAGAGAAAGCAACTATTGAACAACCTACGATCTGGAGATGCGGTCATAGTATACTGTTCCAAGGAAGATATTTGCGACATTATTAGACGAGAATATTTTCTTAACCTTAGTAATAGAGTTTTATCAGAAATTTTTAAAAGGTACTCTGATTAG
- a CDS encoding class I SAM-dependent methyltransferase, which translates to MSQHELNSYLNLCTQFYDLIRPQPPEDAYVFYRSYVANAGGFVMEPMCGSGRFLLPLLKENFKVIGVDASKHMLNALHAKAELQHLRPEVWQGFVEDLNRTQRYNLIFIPSGSFGHLINFDSVRKSLKVFYDHLNDDGILLFEAETSKIVPDQLGVWRGLVCHKPEGDFILVNRLTT; encoded by the coding sequence ATGAGTCAACATGAACTAAATAGCTACCTTAATTTATGTACACAGTTTTATGATTTAATAAGACCTCAACCACCAGAAGATGCTTATGTATTTTATCGTTCTTATGTCGCAAATGCGGGTGGTTTTGTTATGGAGCCCATGTGTGGTTCAGGTCGATTTTTACTCCCGCTCCTCAAAGAAAATTTCAAAGTAATAGGGGTTGACGCCAGTAAGCATATGCTTAATGCCTTACACGCTAAGGCAGAGTTACAGCATCTCAGGCCAGAAGTATGGCAAGGATTTGTTGAGGATTTAAATAGAACACAAAGATATAACCTGATTTTTATTCCCAGCGGCTCATTTGGACATCTTATTAATTTTGACTCAGTAAGAAAATCATTGAAGGTTTTTTATGATCATTTAAATGATGATGGGATTTTATTATTTGAAGCAGAAACATCTAAAATAGTGCCTGATCAACTTGGAGTTTGGAGAGGTCTTGTATGTCATAAGCCTGAGGGTGATTTTATTCTGGTAAATCGGCTTACAACTTAG
- a CDS encoding toxin-antitoxin system TumE family protein, with translation MKTQSRQQGIKYSLTLHDKSNNRILGFDNSHEIKYGAKKGVSPERTFDHWHYDEKDQGRPYNYVNAGQLLEDFWNEVDKRLITLKESK, from the coding sequence ATTAAAACACAAAGCCGACAACAGGGTATTAAATATTCATTAACTCTACATGATAAATCCAATAATCGAATATTGGGTTTTGATAATAGCCATGAAATAAAATATGGGGCAAAGAAAGGGGTTAGCCCGGAAAGAACCTTTGATCATTGGCATTATGATGAGAAGGATCAAGGAAGACCTTATAATTATGTTAATGCAGGACAGCTTTTAGAAGACTTTTGGAATGAGGTAGATAAGCGTCTTATAACTCTTAAGGAGAGTAAATAA
- a CDS encoding transposase, whose protein sequence is MNNNKSDQKVARKKYSLQFKDQALERAVKDGISQVAKDLGIKESMLYYWRSQQKQGGVLPHIQPKLAMR, encoded by the coding sequence ATGAACAATAATAAATCAGATCAAAAAGTAGCACGTAAAAAATATAGTCTTCAATTTAAAGATCAAGCGCTTGAGCGAGCGGTTAAAGATGGCATATCTCAGGTAGCGAAAGATCTTGGTATTAAAGAGTCCATGTTGTACTACTGGAGATCCCAACAGAAGCAAGGTGGGGTTTTACCACATATCCAGCCCAAACTGGCAATGAGATAG